In Silene latifolia isolate original U9 population chromosome X, ASM4854445v1, whole genome shotgun sequence, the following proteins share a genomic window:
- the LOC141619333 gene encoding uncharacterized protein LOC141619333, whose amino-acid sequence MFGIIKKLKALKPILKALNKECFSDIENNTNIASLALETIQKALIENPSDATLLQQELDLAHDLKDLITARDSFLIQKAKVKWSLEGDLNTSYFHHSIKKRVMMNKVFQIEDKDGIMCTDGDAIQNAFLVYYQELLGTHNTTAAININVVRQGQCYTEAHWLLMSSHVTTEEVKKCLFSIPASKSPGPDGYSSQFYRDAWDIVGTEICEAVINFFDTGKLLTQINATVITLIPIIDRPASVKHYRPISCCNVLYKVISKLLCSRLALVLPDLICKTRAAFVKGRSIMSLKLTHLLFADDLLMFSKGDVQSIMLILRVLATFSGSSGLKVNASNSEVVYNGVSDSLKHDIAQVSGFQEGKLPFKYLGIPIQPGRLTRVDCNILLEKIVSKIRGIGARKLSYAGRLVLINSVLNTLHNYWASIFLIPKGVIKRIESICRNFLCKKEGGLGIKEAGVWNITSVGKLVNWIYTKADRLWVLWIDHVYMKGADWETYHPPPDSNWNWRNICKVKDCLAGGYQGNCLAASTGGYSISAGYHWLQALHPLVPWYHDVWDTWVLPKKAFIGWLIHRNALNTRSKLCKLGLSSTANCVICEMGEETHDHLFWDCAYASKIIAGLENWLQLKLNDQSASFSKLQKRVCRVVKMDVLYAIWMERNSARLELSICRPEKLIQKVQNQVHGRLVEKLRNCTMPSDCSWLSTINIRCPFLYLA is encoded by the exons ATGTTTGGAATTATAAAAAAGCTTAAAGCTCTGAAGCCTATTCTGAAAGCTCTCAATAAGGAGTGTTTCTCTGATATTGAAAACAATACTAACATAGCTAGTCTAGCTCTGGAGACTATACAGAAAGCTCTTATTGAGAATCCTAGTGATGCAACTCTCCTGCAGCAGGAACTGGATCTGGCCCATGACCTTAAGGATCTCATTACTGCCAGAGACAGTTTTCTGATTCAAAAGGCAAAGGTGAAATGGTCACTGGAGGGAGATCTAAATACTTCTTACTTTCATCATTCTATCAAAAAAAGGGTGATGATGAACAAGGTCTTCCAAATAGAAGATAAAGATGGTATCATGTGTACTGATGGGGATGCAATACAGAATGCTTTTTTGGTTTACTACCAGGAACTCCTAGGAACTCACAATACAACTGCTGCTATTAATATAAATGTTGTCAGGCAAGGGCAATGCTATACTGAGGCACATTGGCTCCTAATGAGTAGTCATGTCACAACTGAGGAGGTCAAGAAGTGTCTGTTCAGTATTCCTGCTAGTAAATCCCCTGGCCCTGATGGTTATTCTAGTCAATTTTATAGGGATGCTTGGGACATTGTGGGGACTGAAATTTGTGAGGCAGTTATTAACTTTTTTGACACTGGCAAGTTATTAACACAGATAAATGCTACTGTTATCACTTTGATCCCTATAATTGACAGACCTGCTAGTGTGAAGCATTATAGACCTATATCTTGCTGTAATGTGCTTTACAAAGTTATTTCTAAGTTACTCTGCTCTAGGCTGGCTCTTGTTCTTCCTGATTTGATTTGCAAGACACGGGCTGCTTTTGTTAAAGGGAGAAGCATTATG AGCTTGAAACTGACTCATTTACTCTTTGCTGATGACCTCCTCATGTTCAGCAAAGGAGATGTGCAGTCTATCATGCTTATCCTCAGGGTGCTGGCTACCTTTTCTGGTTCCTCTGGACTCAAGGTCAATGCTTCTAATTCAGAAGTGGTTTACAATGGGGTTTCTGATTCTTTAAAGCATGATATAGCTCAGGTTTCTGGTTTTCAAGAGGGTAAGCTTCCTTTTAAATACCTTGGTATTCCAATTCAACCTGGCAGATTAACTAGAGTTGACTGTAATATTCTTCTGGAGAAGATTGTTTCAAAGATTAGAGGTATAGGGGCTAGAAAACTGAGCTATGCTGGTAGACTAGTCCTTATAAACTCAGTTCTGAATACGTTACATAATTACTGGGCTTCCATATTTTTAATTCCTAAGGGAGTTATCAAGAGAATTGAGAGTATTTGCAGGAATTTTCTATG TAAAAAGGAAGGTGGCCTGGGTATAAAAGAAGCTGGGGTGTGGAATATAACTAGTGTGGGTAAACTAGTGAACTGGATCTATACAAAGGCTGACAGATTATGGGttctttggattgatcatgtctATATGAAAGGTGCTGATTGGGAAACATATCATCCTCCTCCTGATTCTAACTGGAATTGGAGGAACATTTGCAAGGTCAAGGATTGTTTAGCTGGAGGTTATCAGGGTAACTGCTTGGCTGCATCTACTGGTGGTTACTCTATTAGTGCTGGATACCATTGGCTACAAGCTCTACACCCACTTGTCCCATGGTATCATGATGTATGGGATACTTGGGTTCTCCCCAAGAAAGCTTTTATTGGTTGGCTTATTCATAGGAATGCTCTAAATACAAGATCAAAACTGTGTAAGCTAGGCCTGAGTTCTACTGCTAATTGTGTCATTTGTGAGATGGGGGAGGAGACACATGATCACCTATTCTGGGATTGTGCCTATGCCTCAAAAATTATTGCAGGATTAGAAAACTGGTTGCAGTTGAAGCTCAATGACCAATCTGCTTCTTTTTCCAAGTTGCAAAAGAGAGTTTGCAGGGTAGTCAAGATGGATGTTTTGTATGCTATCTGGATGGAGAGGAACTCTGCTCGCCTGGAGTTGTCTATTTGCAGGCCTGAAAAACTGATTCAAAAGGTTCAAAATCAAGTGCATGGGAGACTAGTGGAGAAACTAAGGAATTGTACTATGCCTAGTGACTGTAGTTGGCTAAGTACCATTAATATTAGATGTCCTTTTTTGTACTTAGCATAG